From the genome of Lotus japonicus ecotype B-129 chromosome 6, LjGifu_v1.2, one region includes:
- the LOC130724997 gene encoding L10-interacting MYB domain-containing protein-like, translating into MASNADNVDSKLWPKLVVKEFIDIMVDEVTNGNMPNGVFNTRTWTSVTTKLNFKAKSSYKKEQLKAKMHRLRALYREFSALVNHTGFGWDPETNTVTASEEVWKDYIRVHDKAAQFQRRGLDHYNLLGIIFNKNTATGVLHHSSTQDPPNTNEEIELENQYRNNGVHVNLDNDSSNDDVQELERVTRSGKRQIQEKEGKSKKSTRTMQMGDALTAWADASKARDERYRGHSMEATSSIVTPDYSITKCVTALEGIEGISVDTI; encoded by the exons ATGGCAAGTAACGCTGATAATGTTGACTCCAAGTTATGGCCTAAATTAGTTGTTAAGGAATTCATAGATATTATGGTTGATGAAGTGACAAATGGAAATATGCCAAATGGTGTATTTAATACTAGAACATGGACTTCCGTGACCACTAAGTtaaatttcaaagcaaagagttcttataaaaaagaacaACTGAAGGCAAAGATGCATAGGTTGCGAGCTTTGTATCGCGAATTCTCTGCACTTGTGAATCACACTGGATTTGGGTGGGATCCTGAAACCAACACTGTCACCGCAAGTGAGGAAGTTTGGAAAGATTATATTCGG GTGCATGATAAAGCTGCTCAGTTTCAAAGGAGAGGTCTTGACCATTATAACTTGCTGGGAATTATATTTAACAAAAATACTGCAACGGGAGTTCTTCACCATTCATCTACCCAAGACCCACCCAACACAAATGAAGAAATTGAGCTTGAAAATCAATACCGCAACAATGGGGTTCATGTTAACCTTGATAATGATAGTTCTAATGATGATGTTCAAGAATTGGAGCGCGTTACTCGTAGTGGAAAGCGCCAAATTCAAGAGAAAGAGGGAAAATCTAAGAAAAGTACTAGAACAATGCAAATGGGAGATGCACTAACAGCATGGGCTGATGCATCCAAGGCAAGGGATGAAAGGTATAGGGGTCATAGTATGGAGGCCACTTCGTCCATTGTAACGCCTGATTATTCAATTACTAAGTGTGTGACTGCACTTGAAGGAATTGAAGGCATCTCAGTGGATACTATATGA
- the LOC130724999 gene encoding uncharacterized protein LOC130724999, which yields MDIDGDSSGSSDDEMAEMLMINMVYDYYQNHLNKTVMNDSKLSGREFVNEILNGSGTVCFDLFRMRKPCFVRFCNELREKNYLSDSRDVFVDEKVAMFLFILGHGVRHRVVANRFQHSTQTVSSCFKEVLRAVCRLGKELIRPDSTNLPDSIKSNHKYYPWFKNSIGAIDGTHISAWVPADKQMSCRGRKTTITQNVMCVCDFNMMFTYVYSGWEGSAHDAKVFLDALTNPNAEFPWPPRGHFYLVDSGYPCTGGFLPPFRGERQPLIVTACCAIHNYIRKWNLNDELFRMWEELDPAEFNSMNEGSSTAGTTSHDDNLARLSNEGATEMAMQRDQIADLMWAHYDIDN from the exons ATGGATATTGATGGAGATTCTTCAGGTTCAAGTGATGATGAAATGGCAGAGATGCTAATGATTAATATGGTTTATGATTATTACCAGAATCATTTGAATAAAACAGTGATGAATGATTCTAAATTGTCTGGTCGTGAATTTGTTAATGAAATATTGAATGGATCAGGAACAGTTTGCTTTGATTTATTTCGAATGAGGAAGCCATGCTTTGTTAGATTCTGTAATGAGTTGAGGGAGAAAAACTACTTAAGTGACTCAAGGGATGTGTTTGTTGATGAAAAAGTTGCAATGTTCTTATTCATTCTTGGTCATGGTGTTCGGCACAGAGTTGTTGCAAATCGCTTTCAGCATTCCACGCAAACAGTTTCAAGTTGTTTTAAGGAAGTTTTAAGAGCAGTATGTCGATTGGGGAAAGAGCTTATAAGACCAGATTCCACAAACTTGCCTGATAGCATTAAAAGTAACCACAAGTACTATCCGTGGTTCAAG AATTCCATAGGTGCAATTGATGGTACACATATAAGTGCATGGGTTCCTGCTGACAAACAAATGTCATGTAGAGGTAGAAAGACAACAATTACACAAAATGTTATGTGTGTTTGTGATTTCAATATGATGTTCACATATGTATATTCGGGATGGGAAGGAAGTGCACATGATGCTAAGGTATTTTTGGATGCACTTACCAATCCTAATGCAGAATTTCCTTGGCCACCTAGAG GGCATTTCTATCTTGTTGATTCAGGCTATCCATGTACTGGAGGCTTTCTTCCACCTTTTAGGGGCGAAAG GCAACCACTTATAGTAACTGCATGTTGTGCTATTCATAATTACATACGCAAGTGGAATTTGAATGATGAACTATTTAGGATGTGGGAAGAACTAGATCCCGCGGAATTTAATAGCATGAATGAAGGTTCTAGCACTGCAGGAACAACCTCACATGATGACAATTTAGCAAGACTATCTAATGAAGGTGCAACTGAAATGGCAATGCAAAGGGATCAAATTGCTGATTTGATGTGGGCACATTATGACATTGATAATTGA